The Watersipora subatra chromosome 1, tzWatSuba1.1, whole genome shotgun sequence genome has a window encoding:
- the LOC137390244 gene encoding uncharacterized protein in mobD 3'region-like, with amino-acid sequence MPARTSPGQTSCVHPSDADYSQLDYRRRVYSQGDYHRREYSRRDYGRRVYSRATIADASIADATIADATIADVTIADVTIAEATIADATIADTSIANMTIADVTIADATNDDATNDDATNDDATNDDATNDDATNDTTNDDATKADATSLVSKLSKHKLV; translated from the exons atgccggctcggacgtcgcccggtcaaacaag CTGTGTCCATCCCTCTGATGCCGACTATAGCCAACTTGACTATAGGCGACGCGTCTATAGCCAAGGCGACTATCACCGACGCGAATATAGCCGACGTGACTATGGCCGACGTGTCTATAGCCGAgcgactatagccgacgcgtctatagccgacgcgactatagcTGACGCGACTATAGCTGATGTGACTATAGCCGACGTGACTATAGCCGAAgcgactatagccgacgcgactatagccgacACCTCTATAGCCAACATGACTATAGCCGACGtgactatagccgacgcgactaATGACGACGCGACTAATGACGACGCGACTAATGACGACGCGACTAATGACGACGCGACAAATGACGACGCTACTAATGACACGACTAATGACGACGCGACTAAAGCTGACGCCACTAGTCTAGTTAGCAAGTTATCAAAGCACAAGCTGGTGTGA